The Pseudodesulfovibrio sediminis genome includes the window ACCAACGCCAACAAAGCATAGGTGAAGTCCATTCCGGTCGGCATACCGAACGGCAGGACCCCAGGCAGGTGTATACCCACTGCAACGGAGGTCAACTCACGCCAGGCCCCCAGACATGCGCCGACAACGGCACCGCACACGACGACCACCAATCCAGCGGGATATTTACGGTTATTCAACAAAAACAGAGTGGCGGCGCCAAAACAGACGCCGGTCACGATGGACATGGGAACCGGACCAATGGACTGCACTGCCAGAAAAGGCTCGACCGCCCCGCGCACGACCTGAAAGGCATTGGTACCGGCAATAAGGGACGCGCCCTTGGTAAGCAGCAGAACGCCCGTGGCCATTTGCACGCCCCGGATGACAGCTCTGGGCACGACTCTGGCCACAATTGTAACCAGGCCGGTTGCGCCGAGGAATAGCAGGAAAGCGGCCAGCAGCATACCGGACGCGGTAATAACCCCGGGAGACAGGGCCATGGCAATGCCATAGGCAGAGACGACCTTCATGGGCTGCACGGCAATAGGCACCCGAAAATAGGAACCGGCCACAATATACATGAGCCCCACAGTCAGGAACACACCGGTGGGCGACAAACCGTTGATCATAATCATGCCGAAGGCCAGCGGCAGTAGTGTCCCCAGATCCCCAACGGAACCGGCCCATTCCATTCTGTCAAAACTGATTTTCATGGCAACTCTATTGTAGTGCAGGTATTAACTAATCAATAGTTACAGACTCTCCATATATTAAGCAACCACGGGTTGTTGACTTACGCCCACCTTTGAACGACAATCGTCACCCAATCAGGAATAATGCCGGTTTCAGGAGAAATCATGAAAAAAGAGTCCATCAGCAAGCGCGATATGAAGCGGTATCAGCTTCAGGCCAAATCCATCATAGAAACGCTGCCGTATATCACTGAATTCTATGGCAAGACCATTGTCATCAAATACGGCGGCAACGCCATGATCGACGATGACCTGAAGCATGCATTTGCGCTCAACATCATTCTGCTGAAATATATCGGCATCAATGTCGTGGTCGTCCACGGCGGAGGGCCGCAAATCGGCAAGATGCTCGACGCACTGAATATTCAATCCCACTTCCGCCAAGGGTATCGCGTCACCGACGACGCGACCATGGACGTGGTGGAGATGGTCCTCGTGGGCAAGGTGAACAAGGAGATCGTCAACCTGATCAACCTGCACGGCGGCGAGGCGGTCGGCCTGTCGGGCAAGGACGGCAAGCTCATCAGTGCCGAGCCCAAGGAGCTGGCCATTGAAAAAGATGATGCACCGCCCGAGATTATCGACCTCGGCAAGGTCGGCGAGGTGACTGCGGTCAACACCAAGCTCCTCCACTCCCTGCTGGATGACGGTTTCATCCCTGTCATCGCCCCTGTCGGCGTTGACGACGATGGCAACACCTACAATATCAACGCCGATTCCGTGGCCGGAGCCGTGGCAACCGCCATGGGCGCAAAGCGCCTCTACCTGCTCACCGACGTGCCTGGCCTGCTTGATGGAGACGGCGAACTCATCTCCTCCCTGACTGCCAAGGAGGCCTTTGAAGCCATCAGCACCGGCGTGGTCACAGGCGGCATGATCCCCAAGATCAAATGCTGCCTCGAAGCCGTTGCCGGGGTGGAGAAATCCGCCATCATCGACGGTCGGGTGGAGAACTGCATTCTCCTTGAGCTCTTCACCAAGTCCGGTATCGGTACCGAAATCATTTACTAGGTTGTCACCAATGAATCATGGCTTTTTCACCATCATCAGTCGCGAAGAGTTCGTTGCATTCCTCGCCGAGTTCCCGCAGCTCCCACCGGAAAAAGTGAACCTGGCACACGCCTCTGGACGCATATTGGCGGAAAGCCTCACAGCCGACCACGACTGGCCGCTCCTCGACCGCTCCTGCATGGACGGTTTTGCGGTCAATGCGCGGGACATCTTCGGTGCCACCGAGACCAACCCCGGCTATCTGGAATGTACGGCGACCCTGCCCATCGACCAGATGCCCGCAGTCATCGTCAACCCGGGAGACTGCGCCCGCATCTCAACCGGAGGGGTCCTGCCCGAAGGCGCAGACGCCGTGGTCATGGTTGAGCACACGCACTCCATGGAGGGCGAGGATGACCTCGGCACCATCGAGATTCGCAAGAGCGCCGCTCCGGGCGAAAATGTCATGCAGCGCGGTGAAGACGCACAGAAAGGCAAGGAGGCGTTGGCCCCCGGCACCACGATCCGTCCACAGGAAGTCGGACTGGCGGCGGCCCTCGGCTTTGAAGAAATTTCCGTTTCCAGACAGCCCCGAGTAGGCATCCTGTCCACAGGGGACGAACTCATTGAGGTAAACCGGACACCCAGTCCTGGTCAGGTACGCGATGTGAACTCGTACACCCTGGCCGCGCTGGTTGAACAGGCTCACGGCGTCCCGACCCGATACGGTATCATCAAGGATGATCTGAACAGCCTGTCCACCGCTCTGGAAAAGGCTATACAGGAAAACGACCTCGTGCTCCTGTCAGGCGGCAGCTCTATCGGTGTCCGCGACCTCACGGTACAGGCCATCGAGACCATGACCGACGCACAGATCCTGGCTCATGGGGTTTCCCTGAGTCCGGGCAAGCCGACCATCCTCGCCAGCGTGGGCGGGAAGCCGGTGCTCGGCCTGCCGGGGCAGGTGACCTCGGCGCTGGTGGTCATGCACGTCCTCATTCTGCCGTTGATCCGCCACCTTCAGGGTGATGCCACTACATTTCTTGACACCAGACGGCCTCTGCGCAAGGCAGAGCTGGCACGCAACGTGGCCTCCAAGCCGGGCCGGGAAGATTATGTACGCATCAGGCTGGAAGAAAGGGAGGACCAACTCCCCCTCGCTCATCCCGTACTCGGTAAATCCGGGTTGCTCAGAACCATCGTCCAGGCGCAAGGCCTGGCCCGCATTCCAGTCGATTCAGAGGGACTCTACGAAGGCGAACTGGTTGATATCTGGATGATATAATAGTCTTATATCATTGATCTTTAATTAAAAATCGCCCTCGCCTTCAAGTTCGACGATCAGCCACCCTTCATCGCCCTTCATCAGCGTGAAGACCGAGTCTTCCTCCATGTTCTGATCAATGTCGGCAACCTTGATGCGATAGGAGCCGAACACCCGGATCTCAGCCACATCCTTCTGGATGAAAACCGTCTCGAAACCGAGGCCGGAGGTATCCACCTCTGCGGTCTTCAGAATGGAATAGGTGCCGCGTTGCCGTTGCATCTCCTTGAACACTTCATACTGAAAGTCATGCTTGTCCCGAACATGTGGCGCAAAAAGCAGATGGTAATCATCTGCCATGGTCGTCTGCTTCACATAGAACTGCTTGAGCAGGCTCACCATCTCGTCAGGTACCGGTTCTGCCTCCACGGCAGGAGGTTGATTCGGGATGTAGAGCGGCTCCTGCCCCCCGTTCACATCATCTGACCGGGGCGTAAGATCAAGATAGAGCTTGATCTCTGACACCGCCAGCTTGATCTTGGCCACGGACGCGCCTTCGGGAAAGACCTCATCCACAACGATCCTGATGGATTTGGTGGGCTTGGGAATACAGTTGATTTTCTGCTCACCAGACTCATCGCGCAACCAGAAAGGGGACTCCGTACCATCGGAATAAATAATATGCCCGGAACGGATACGCCGAAACTTCTCGAACTGTCCTTCCCCCTGATGCCCGTTATAGATGCCGAGATTGCCCACACGCAACGGTACGGCAAAACGCAATTCGATCCACTGACCGACGCCGGATGAGATGCCGCCGCCAGCCCATGCCGTGGTCGGATCTCCATCCATGAGATGATCTGCCGTGTATTGAAACTTGAGGTCCACCTTGAAGCTGGACACGGTGACATTCACATCCATCGCTCTGGCCGGGGATGCCAAAAACAAGACTAAAAGAAGGCATGAGAGTACTCTGTTGCAATGCATGCCGGACTCATAGCACAAGAGCCACGCACAGTCCCAACAAAAAAGAGGAGCCAAAAGGCTCCTCTTCAAGAGTATCAATAGTTCACTCGGGAACCACTGTCGTTCAACAGTTTAATAGCGGTAGTGATCCGGCTTGAAAGGACCTTCCACTTCCACACCGATGTAGTCGGCCTGTTCCTTGGTCAGTTTTTCCAGATTCACGCCGAGACGTGCGAGGTGCAGACGGGCAACTTCCTCGTCCAGCTTCTTGGGCAGGATCATGACAGTCGGCTCGTAGTCGTTCTTGGCGAGGTCGAGCTGAGCCAGAACCTGGTTGGTGAAGGAGTTGGACATGACGAAGCTCGGGTGACCGGTGGCGCAACCGAGGTTGACCAGGCGACCTTCGGCCAGAACGATGAGGGCTTTGCCGGAAGGCAGGATCCACTTGTCGACCTGGGGTTTGACTTCTTTTTTGATGCACTTGGGGTTGCCCTCAAGGTGCAGCATCTCGATTTCGGAATCGAAGTGACCGATATTGCAAAGAATGGCCTCGTCTTTCATGGCATCCATGTGTGCGCCGGTGACAACGTGGTAATTGCCGGTGCAGGTGACAAAGACATCGCCTCGGGAAGCGGCATCGTCCATGGTGGTGACTTCAAAGCCTTCCATGGCGGCCTGCAACGCGCAGATGGGATCAATTTCAGTGACCAGGACGCGAGCGCCGAAGCCGCGCATGGACTGAGCGCAGCCCTTGCCCACATCGCCGTAACCGATAACGACCACGACCTTGCCCGCGATCATGACATCGGTGGCACGCTTGATGCCGTCTGCCAGAGATTCACGGCAGCCGTAGAGGTTGTCGAATTTGGACTTGGTCACGGAGTCGTTGACGTTGATGGCCGGGAAAAGCAGGTCGCCGTTACGCTGCATCTCGTAGAGACGGTGCACGCCGGTGGTGGTTTCCTCGGACACGCCGCGGATGACCTTGGCGATCTTGGTCCACTTCTGCGGGTCGGCAGCGTAGGAAGCCTCCAGACGGTCCATGACGATCTGAAATTCCTGAACGTCGTGCTTCTGGCCCAGCAGGCTGGGGTCCTTTTCGCACTTCACACCCTGATGAACCAGCAATGTGGCGTCGCCGCCATCGTCGACGATGAGGTCAGGACCGGAACCATCAGGCCAGGTCAAAGCCTGCTCGGTGCACCACCAGAACTCTTCCAGGGTTTCACCCTTCCAGGCAAAGACCTTGGACATGCCGGACTCGGCGATGGCTGCGGCGGCGTGATCCTGGGTAGAAAAGATATTGCAGGAAGCCCAACGGAGGTCTGCACCCAACTCATACAGGCACTTGATGAGCATCGCGGTCTGAATGGTCATGTGCAGGGAGCCCATGATCTTGAGGCCCTTGAGCGGCTTCTCCTCACCGTACTTCTCAATGAGAGACATGAGGCCGGGCATCTCGCGCTCGGACAGCTGCATCTCCATCAGGCCCCACTCGGCCAGGGACATGTCAGCGACCTTGTTGTCGCACTTCGGATCGACAGGCATAACGTTTTTAGACATTCTTTCCTCCAAATAAGGTATTGTTTATTTATTGTTTTTCGGCCTCGTAGAGAACGACGACAAGACCCATGTTGACTTTGAATTCAGTGACAGCATTGACGGTGAAGCGGGCGCGCTCCAGCCAACCAAGCATTTTTTCCTGCGGAATACCGAGCCTCCGGTCACCATATTCGCTACGCATGAGTTCATTCTCGTGCATGTCGAATTCGGCAATTATCAAACGCCCCCCGATCTTGAGCACACGGCCCGCCTCGCGGAGGGCATCCAAAGGTCTGGGAAGGTGATGCAACACCAAGGAAATAACAGTACAGTCTGCTTCCCAGTCGCGCAGGGGCAGGTGGGTCAGATCACCAATACGCAGGCTCATGCTCGCGTTATCGGAGAACCGCTCCTCGGCCAGTTCGAGCATCTTGGGCGAGTTGTCCACACCAATGACCTGCTTGGACGATTTGGCCATGATCTCCAGCATGTCGCCGGGACCGCACCCAATGTCGGCAGCGCAATC containing:
- a CDS encoding NADase-type glycan-binding domain-containing protein — encoded protein: MHCNRVLSCLLLVLFLASPARAMDVNVTVSSFKVDLKFQYTADHLMDGDPTTAWAGGGISSGVGQWIELRFAVPLRVGNLGIYNGHQGEGQFEKFRRIRSGHIIYSDGTESPFWLRDESGEQKINCIPKPTKSIRIVVDEVFPEGASVAKIKLAVSEIKLYLDLTPRSDDVNGGQEPLYIPNQPPAVEAEPVPDEMVSLLKQFYVKQTTMADDYHLLFAPHVRDKHDFQYEVFKEMQRQRGTYSILKTAEVDTSGLGFETVFIQKDVAEIRVFGSYRIKVADIDQNMEEDSVFTLMKGDEGWLIVELEGEGDF
- a CDS encoding molybdopterin molybdotransferase MoeA, yielding MNHGFFTIISREEFVAFLAEFPQLPPEKVNLAHASGRILAESLTADHDWPLLDRSCMDGFAVNARDIFGATETNPGYLECTATLPIDQMPAVIVNPGDCARISTGGVLPEGADAVVMVEHTHSMEGEDDLGTIEIRKSAAPGENVMQRGEDAQKGKEALAPGTTIRPQEVGLAAALGFEEISVSRQPRVGILSTGDELIEVNRTPSPGQVRDVNSYTLAALVEQAHGVPTRYGIIKDDLNSLSTALEKAIQENDLVLLSGGSSIGVRDLTVQAIETMTDAQILAHGVSLSPGKPTILASVGGKPVLGLPGQVTSALVVMHVLILPLIRHLQGDATTFLDTRRPLRKAELARNVASKPGREDYVRIRLEEREDQLPLAHPVLGKSGLLRTIVQAQGLARIPVDSEGLYEGELVDIWMI
- the ahcY gene encoding adenosylhomocysteinase, with protein sequence MSKNVMPVDPKCDNKVADMSLAEWGLMEMQLSEREMPGLMSLIEKYGEEKPLKGLKIMGSLHMTIQTAMLIKCLYELGADLRWASCNIFSTQDHAAAAIAESGMSKVFAWKGETLEEFWWCTEQALTWPDGSGPDLIVDDGGDATLLVHQGVKCEKDPSLLGQKHDVQEFQIVMDRLEASYAADPQKWTKIAKVIRGVSEETTTGVHRLYEMQRNGDLLFPAINVNDSVTKSKFDNLYGCRESLADGIKRATDVMIAGKVVVVIGYGDVGKGCAQSMRGFGARVLVTEIDPICALQAAMEGFEVTTMDDAASRGDVFVTCTGNYHVVTGAHMDAMKDEAILCNIGHFDSEIEMLHLEGNPKCIKKEVKPQVDKWILPSGKALIVLAEGRLVNLGCATGHPSFVMSNSFTNQVLAQLDLAKNDYEPTVMILPKKLDEEVARLHLARLGVNLEKLTKEQADYIGVEVEGPFKPDHYRY
- a CDS encoding ArsR/SmtB family transcription factor, with product MEIIKYCKALSDETRARLVNVLLEYELNVGEIVQVMEMGQSRISRHLKILSESGLVDVRREGLWAFYRASEEGHGRIFLDGITSLMDAEFDLVRDRNRAEKVIRERTAATRQFFDDIAPEWDRMTAEVLGDLDLGREIQTRLPECDCAADIGCGPGDMLEIMAKSSKQVIGVDNSPKMLELAEERFSDNASMSLRIGDLTHLPLRDWEADCTVISLVLHHLPRPLDALREAGRVLKIGGRLIIAEFDMHENELMRSEYGDRRLGIPQEKMLGWLERARFTVNAVTEFKVNMGLVVVLYEAEKQ
- a CDS encoding putative sulfate/molybdate transporter, whose protein sequence is MKISFDRMEWAGSVGDLGTLLPLAFGMIMINGLSPTGVFLTVGLMYIVAGSYFRVPIAVQPMKVVSAYGIAMALSPGVITASGMLLAAFLLFLGATGLVTIVARVVPRAVIRGVQMATGVLLLTKGASLIAGTNAFQVVRGAVEPFLAVQSIGPVPMSIVTGVCFGAATLFLLNNRKYPAGLVVVVCGAVVGACLGAWRELTSVAVGIHLPGVLPFGMPTGMDFTYALLALVAPQIPMTMGNAVIANRDLSFEYFGNESRRVTDRALCISMGAANVFGSLVGGMPVCHGAGGLAAHYAFGARTSGSNWIIGGLFVALAVFLGTDSVNVLHLLPMGVLGVLLFFSGSQLALTLQDVESRSDLFVVVIMLGITLAANLAWAFGVGICLAYLLRKGKISI
- the argB gene encoding acetylglutamate kinase, which codes for MKRYQLQAKSIIETLPYITEFYGKTIVIKYGGNAMIDDDLKHAFALNIILLKYIGINVVVVHGGGPQIGKMLDALNIQSHFRQGYRVTDDATMDVVEMVLVGKVNKEIVNLINLHGGEAVGLSGKDGKLISAEPKELAIEKDDAPPEIIDLGKVGEVTAVNTKLLHSLLDDGFIPVIAPVGVDDDGNTYNINADSVAGAVATAMGAKRLYLLTDVPGLLDGDGELISSLTAKEAFEAISTGVVTGGMIPKIKCCLEAVAGVEKSAIIDGRVENCILLELFTKSGIGTEIIY